A region of uncultured Carboxylicivirga sp. DNA encodes the following proteins:
- a CDS encoding LamG-like jellyroll fold domain-containing protein, giving the protein MNGKILLVVMICLISLNVINAQLIDKDQINCYLKFDNNLDNSSSSNATFSQTIGTSISYGTGKFGQAGYFSDVALVSSGINFNPYDGFTMIAWLNMDQLSSVAGAQTWVHQKDVAGQNPGRIHMEVLAEDYLGSFTDGVRGDDVTPILANTWYHFAVVKDASAGKRYIYVNGVLVNEVNGGIESNTGEIVLGARKNETDLMVKGGLMDEFLLTSQVLDITAINSIMNDGVEAAMTSTLINKYPVSEKNYYNDGILHISFSQPVSQVKYSIYDISGKCFVDELINIESSTYEMPLQLKKGIYILKVTSPEGIISNKFIVK; this is encoded by the coding sequence ATGAATGGAAAAATTCTACTAGTTGTAATGATTTGTCTTATCTCATTAAATGTTATCAATGCTCAATTGATTGATAAAGATCAAATTAACTGTTATTTGAAGTTTGATAACAATCTGGATAATTCATCTTCAAGTAATGCAACATTTTCTCAGACAATTGGAACTTCGATTTCTTATGGTACAGGTAAATTTGGACAGGCTGGATATTTCAGTGATGTGGCTCTTGTTTCATCGGGAATTAATTTTAATCCTTATGATGGATTTACAATGATAGCATGGCTAAATATGGACCAGTTATCTTCTGTTGCAGGTGCTCAGACATGGGTTCATCAGAAAGATGTTGCTGGTCAGAATCCAGGGCGAATACATATGGAGGTTCTTGCTGAAGATTATCTTGGCTCATTTACTGATGGTGTCAGAGGAGATGATGTAACTCCAATCCTAGCCAATACGTGGTATCATTTTGCTGTTGTAAAAGATGCAAGTGCTGGGAAAAGATACATTTATGTAAATGGAGTACTTGTTAATGAAGTAAATGGAGGTATAGAGAGTAATACAGGTGAAATTGTTTTGGGAGCTAGAAAAAATGAAACCGATTTAATGGTTAAAGGTGGTCTGATGGATGAGTTTCTTCTTACTTCTCAGGTACTTGATATAACTGCTATTAATTCAATAATGAATGACGGTGTTGAAGCTGCAATGACCTCTACATTAATTAATAAATATCCAGTTTCAGAGAAAAACTATTATAATGATGGAATATTACATATTTCATTTAGTCAGCCAGTGTCACAGGTTAAGTATTCCATATATGACATTTCAGGTAAATGTTTTGTTGATGAATTAATCAATATTGAATCATCAACTTATGAAATGCCACTTCAATTGAAGAAAGGAATATATATTCTAAAGGTTACTTCACCTGAGGGAATTATTTCGAATAAGTTTATTGTGAAATAA
- a CDS encoding two-component regulator propeller domain-containing protein: MLNQILKSYILVILIVSSTFEISAENNRFVHLTDRDGLPHQQIEALFQDHNGYLWIGTKCGLCKYDGYSFMSFFNEQNDSTSLMHNFIKAIYEDHKHRLWIGHSIGISRYIPETNSFKNYNLNKSLIHTIKRTSEGEIFASGAFLFKYNESKDEFEQIKDNANTLYYSMAINADDEIFLTTSNGIVNYNDETNAYTYLNPTIYKDFLNVSDRNIITPMFFDSHQNLWISRNHKGIQRVKLKTQEIKIWDEHTISDGVVRVISEDNKGNIWLGTEKGITIINTQEQVEIIQQDFSNNNTLNDNPIYSILHDKKGNTWIGTYFGGINIVLSSSELFNIIEPGISDFDLKGKAVRRLVEINDDLWIATEDGGLNVYNKETNKISSLPQFGNNVHELLYDSLTNELWVGTFLSGLYNYNIETKKTQRFRANINNGLESDAIFSLVKDSNQTLWIGSTIGLRYYDKTSNTFKTINNRLLSSEFIYTMLIDKENNLWLGTVNLGLFKYNITSGEITHLQSNENNPTLLDNYITYLYQDKKGVIWIGTNNKGLHQLDPENNRITHLEISNYNNDKSICGILEDDNHKLWVSTHAGLICLNKERNSVTKYTTDEGLPINQFNYSSCLRSNNGQFYFGSIYGLIGFYPNKLALPKEELKVNLVNLFIDNKVVLANSTNSPLTTSLNQTKQIELTYAQSKNFYIDYSAILPGHTSTINYAVKLIGRDNNWINVGNQRRIVCSNIPNGKYTLMVRANNSSINWDDAPITQIEIIINPPFYRSNYAFILYFLFLIGLSYIVIKISSSRLQQKNLIRIALMEKEKLKEINKIKIDFFTSISHELKTPLSLIVAPLKSIISNTNLTGDIKKRLQLAHRNAIKMVSLIDELTTFNKIENGLLRLHLVNGNPLHFIKNQVELYYENIYAKELTLTLNIEDHGEEVWFSPSHLEKIVNNLLSNAIKFTPQGKEIRISSSLTDNLEGDIFLKLKIEDSGIGIPQNELSHIFDEYYQIKSENSEDFNGWGIGLSLTKKLVKLHKGKIEVSSELNVGSEFGLEINVTKSAFENDELVTIEKEESFLKNYRYSEIALPVDKRNLDKQKIESIKVNKQVILIVDDNKELVNFTADLFSDKYRILTADNGLNALNIIQKDVPDLIISDVMMPQMNGYEFCKRIKNDILTSHIPVFLLTAKNDQQNHIEGFQCGANAYITKPFDPNELALQVNNMLELKHQQQKEMQDFIYSNKEMESISNPDNEFILKLNELIDDNIDNTLFQVSDITSKLGISRTVLHVKMKNLLDLPISEYIRKKRLHYAKRLLSAGINIAETSFKCGFSSPSYFSKCFKTEFDISPSDFLKTEKPM; the protein is encoded by the coding sequence ATGCTGAATCAAATTTTAAAAAGCTACATCCTTGTAATTCTGATTGTTTCATCAACTTTTGAAATATCGGCAGAAAACAATCGTTTTGTGCATCTCACTGACAGGGATGGGTTGCCTCATCAGCAAATTGAAGCTTTATTTCAGGACCATAACGGTTATTTATGGATCGGAACCAAATGTGGACTGTGCAAATACGACGGATATAGTTTTATGTCATTTTTTAACGAACAGAATGATTCAACCAGTTTAATGCACAACTTCATAAAAGCAATTTATGAAGATCATAAACACAGACTATGGATTGGCCATTCTATTGGTATATCAAGATATATTCCGGAAACTAACAGCTTTAAAAATTACAATCTCAACAAATCACTAATACATACCATAAAGAGAACATCTGAAGGTGAAATATTTGCAAGTGGAGCTTTTTTATTTAAGTACAATGAGTCGAAAGATGAATTCGAACAAATAAAGGACAATGCAAATACCTTATACTATTCTATGGCAATAAATGCCGATGATGAAATTTTTTTAACTACAAGCAATGGAATAGTAAACTATAATGATGAAACAAATGCCTATACCTACTTAAATCCAACCATTTATAAAGATTTTTTAAATGTTTCAGATAGAAATATCATAACTCCTATGTTTTTTGATTCTCACCAAAACCTCTGGATAAGTAGAAATCACAAAGGAATTCAGCGTGTAAAACTCAAAACTCAGGAAATAAAAATCTGGGATGAACATACTATTTCAGACGGGGTTGTTCGTGTTATTTCAGAAGACAACAAAGGTAATATCTGGTTAGGTACCGAGAAAGGTATTACAATTATCAACACTCAGGAACAAGTGGAAATAATCCAACAGGACTTCTCGAACAATAATACATTAAACGATAATCCCATCTACTCCATTTTGCATGACAAAAAAGGTAATACCTGGATTGGAACCTATTTTGGAGGAATTAACATTGTTTTAAGCAGTTCAGAATTATTTAACATTATTGAACCAGGAATTAGTGATTTTGACCTTAAAGGGAAAGCAGTCAGAAGGCTTGTTGAGATTAACGATGACTTATGGATTGCTACTGAAGATGGTGGCTTGAATGTATATAATAAAGAGACAAATAAGATCAGCTCTTTGCCTCAATTTGGTAATAATGTACATGAGTTATTATACGATTCATTGACGAACGAACTTTGGGTTGGTACCTTTTTATCCGGACTATACAATTACAATATTGAAACAAAAAAAACACAAAGATTTAGGGCTAATATCAACAATGGATTGGAATCTGATGCAATCTTTTCTTTAGTAAAAGATTCAAATCAAACACTTTGGATTGGCTCAACCATTGGTCTTCGCTATTACGATAAAACTTCAAACACTTTTAAAACAATTAATAACCGGTTACTCTCCTCTGAATTCATTTACACAATGCTGATTGACAAAGAGAATAACCTATGGCTAGGAACTGTCAACCTTGGCCTGTTTAAATACAATATTACCAGTGGTGAAATCACCCATCTACAAAGCAATGAAAATAATCCAACCCTATTGGATAATTACATCACTTATTTGTATCAGGATAAGAAAGGAGTCATCTGGATTGGCACCAATAATAAAGGATTGCATCAGTTAGATCCGGAAAACAACAGAATTACTCATTTAGAAATTTCGAATTACAATAATGACAAATCAATTTGTGGTATTCTGGAAGATGACAATCATAAACTCTGGGTTAGTACCCATGCCGGGTTGATTTGTTTAAATAAGGAAAGAAATTCAGTTACAAAATATACTACCGATGAAGGTCTTCCAATTAATCAATTCAATTATTCATCCTGTCTAAGAAGTAATAACGGACAATTTTATTTCGGTAGCATCTATGGCTTAATTGGTTTTTATCCAAACAAATTAGCATTACCTAAAGAAGAGTTAAAGGTTAATTTGGTTAATTTATTCATTGATAATAAAGTTGTTTTGGCCAACAGCACTAATAGTCCGTTAACAACAAGTTTGAACCAGACCAAGCAGATAGAGTTGACCTATGCACAATCAAAAAACTTTTATATTGATTATTCTGCCATATTACCCGGGCACACAAGCACCATTAATTATGCTGTTAAATTAATTGGGAGAGATAATAACTGGATAAATGTTGGTAATCAAAGACGAATTGTTTGTTCCAACATTCCTAATGGTAAGTATACATTGATGGTGCGAGCCAATAACTCTTCCATCAATTGGGATGATGCTCCAATAACCCAGATTGAAATCATCATAAATCCACCTTTTTATCGTTCCAATTATGCCTTTATACTTTATTTTCTGTTTCTAATTGGACTTTCTTACATCGTAATAAAAATTTCCAGCTCTCGCTTACAACAAAAAAATCTGATACGAATTGCATTAATGGAAAAAGAGAAATTAAAAGAAATCAATAAAATAAAAATTGACTTCTTCACATCTATTTCTCACGAATTAAAAACTCCTTTATCTTTAATAGTTGCACCATTAAAATCAATTATTAGCAACACAAACTTAACAGGAGATATTAAGAAACGTCTTCAACTGGCACACCGAAATGCCATTAAGATGGTAAGCCTTATTGATGAATTAACCACCTTTAATAAAATTGAAAACGGGCTATTGAGACTTCATCTTGTTAACGGCAATCCTTTACATTTTATTAAAAATCAAGTTGAATTGTACTATGAGAACATCTATGCCAAAGAGTTGACTTTAACTCTTAATATTGAAGACCATGGTGAAGAAGTCTGGTTCTCTCCCTCTCATCTTGAAAAGATTGTGAACAATTTACTTTCCAATGCCATTAAATTTACCCCACAAGGCAAAGAAATCAGAATTTCAAGTTCATTGACTGATAACTTAGAAGGTGATATCTTCTTAAAATTAAAGATTGAAGATAGTGGAATTGGTATTCCTCAAAATGAATTATCTCATATTTTTGATGAGTATTATCAAATAAAATCTGAGAACTCTGAAGATTTTAATGGATGGGGTATTGGATTATCACTCACCAAAAAATTGGTTAAACTGCATAAAGGTAAGATTGAGGTCTCAAGTGAATTAAATGTTGGATCGGAATTTGGATTAGAAATAAATGTGACCAAAAGTGCATTTGAGAATGATGAACTGGTGACTATTGAAAAAGAAGAAAGTTTTCTTAAGAACTACCGGTATTCTGAAATAGCATTGCCTGTTGATAAAAGGAATCTCGACAAGCAGAAAATTGAGTCTATTAAGGTTAATAAACAAGTAATTTTGATTGTTGATGATAATAAAGAACTAGTAAATTTTACTGCTGATCTATTCTCTGATAAGTACAGAATATTAACTGCTGACAATGGTTTAAATGCCCTAAATATAATTCAGAAAGATGTTCCTGATTTAATTATTAGTGATGTTATGATGCCTCAAATGAATGGTTATGAGTTCTGTAAAAGAATTAAGAATGACATCCTAACTTCTCATATTCCGGTTTTTCTGTTAACGGCTAAAAACGATCAACAAAATCATATTGAAGGTTTTCAATGTGGTGCTAATGCATATATTACTAAGCCTTTCGACCCTAATGAATTAGCCTTACAGGTTAACAACATGCTTGAGTTAAAACATCAGCAGCAGAAAGAAATGCAGGATTTTATTTATTCCAACAAAGAAATGGAATCTATCAGTAATCCGGATAACGAATTCATTTTGAAACTTAATGAGCTGATTGATGACAATATAGATAATACACTCTTCCAGGTTTCTGATATCACCAGTAAATTAGGGATTAGCAGAACTGTATTACATGTAAAAATGAAAAACCTTTTGGATTTGCCAATTAGTGAATACATCAGAAAAAAACGATTACATTATGCAAAAAGATTATTAAGTGCAGGAATTAACATAGCTGAAACATCCTTTAAATGTGGTTTCTCGAGTCCAAGTTATTTCAGTAAATGTTTCAAAACCGAATTTGATATTTCACCTTCTGATTTCTTAAAAACTGAAAAACCAATGTAA
- a CDS encoding arylsulfatase has product MSNFKKFSVVMLAMTLFWSCSNHKSNNADSRPNIMIIMVDDSGYSDFGCYGGEIQTPNIDKLAEDGIRFTQMHNGARCCPTRASLMTGLYPHTAGINGMGVNLEMNAATIAEVLNENGYHTGMTGKWHLSTTKRIGSKDDQLQWLAHRTEHGPFSPLENYPCNRGFEEHWGTIWGVVDYFDPFSLVHNEEPIKEVPEDFYVTDFITEKSIDLLNEYSKDDKPFFLYVAHNAPHWPLHALPEDIAKYRNKYSGGWEKMREERYIRMVEMGLIDSSNYSLPENSSGRDWDNCDKKEFETRCMAVHAAMVDHVDQGVGEIINTLKKNGQYENTLIMVLSDNGASYERGYVPGFDRPGFTRDSTIIDYSSENPGAQTTWNYLGKAWASAANTPFRYWKKESYEGGSATPFIIHWPQKLKVKKNTINRGLAHVIDVLPTCLEISGANYPDSINGLKTVSLDGKSLMPLITGEAQVIHDTLFWEHEKGRAIRIGEWKMSALANQPWELFHITQDFTESNNLASQYPDKVKEMEAAWEKCYHAIITNNKKE; this is encoded by the coding sequence ATGTCAAATTTTAAGAAGTTCTCTGTTGTTATGTTAGCTATGACTTTATTTTGGAGTTGTAGTAATCATAAGTCAAATAATGCTGACAGTCGACCCAATATAATGATCATCATGGTGGACGATTCAGGATATTCAGATTTTGGTTGTTACGGCGGGGAAATTCAGACACCTAATATCGATAAACTGGCAGAAGATGGAATTCGCTTCACACAAATGCATAATGGAGCTAGATGTTGTCCAACTAGAGCATCCTTAATGACGGGTTTATATCCTCATACAGCAGGAATTAATGGAATGGGAGTAAACCTGGAAATGAATGCTGCAACGATCGCAGAGGTGTTAAACGAAAATGGGTATCACACCGGCATGACCGGTAAGTGGCATCTATCTACCACAAAAAGAATTGGATCCAAAGATGACCAGTTACAGTGGCTGGCACATAGAACTGAACATGGGCCGTTTTCTCCTCTGGAGAATTATCCATGTAACAGAGGATTTGAAGAACATTGGGGAACCATCTGGGGTGTTGTAGATTATTTCGATCCATTCAGCCTCGTACACAATGAAGAACCAATAAAAGAGGTTCCTGAAGATTTCTATGTGACTGATTTTATTACAGAAAAGTCAATCGATTTATTGAACGAATATAGCAAAGATGACAAGCCCTTTTTTCTATATGTTGCTCATAATGCTCCGCATTGGCCATTGCATGCTTTACCGGAAGATATTGCTAAATATCGTAACAAATACTCTGGTGGTTGGGAAAAGATGCGAGAAGAAAGATACATACGAATGGTGGAAATGGGGTTGATTGATAGCTCTAATTATTCCTTGCCAGAGAATTCATCAGGAAGAGATTGGGATAACTGCGATAAAAAGGAATTTGAAACCAGATGCATGGCAGTACATGCAGCAATGGTCGATCATGTGGATCAAGGTGTGGGTGAAATAATCAACACTCTGAAAAAAAATGGTCAGTACGAGAATACTTTGATAATGGTACTTTCTGATAATGGTGCCTCATATGAAAGAGGATATGTACCTGGATTTGACCGACCTGGGTTTACCCGCGACTCAACCATCATAGATTATTCTTCAGAGAATCCTGGAGCCCAAACAACGTGGAATTATCTGGGTAAAGCTTGGGCAAGTGCAGCTAATACACCATTCAGATACTGGAAAAAAGAATCGTATGAGGGAGGTAGTGCAACTCCTTTTATTATTCACTGGCCTCAAAAACTTAAGGTTAAGAAAAATACTATAAATCGAGGATTAGCCCATGTAATTGATGTTTTACCTACTTGTCTTGAAATCAGTGGGGCGAATTATCCAGATAGCATTAATGGATTGAAAACTGTTAGTCTGGATGGGAAAAGTCTGATGCCATTGATAACAGGAGAAGCACAAGTAATTCATGACACTTTGTTCTGGGAACATGAAAAGGGACGAGCAATTCGAATAGGTGAATGGAAGATGTCTGCACTTGCTAATCAGCCCTGGGAGCTATTTCATATCACACAGGATTTCACCGAATCCAATAATTTGGCTTCTCAGTATCCCGACAAAGTAAAAGAAATGGAGGCTGCCTGGGAGAAATGTTATCATGCGATTATAACTAATAATAAGAAAGAATAG
- a CDS encoding arylsulfatase gives MNKNFQDFTIVLATLVMILSTGCSEKKAVEKLKPNIVLIYVDDLGYGDIGVNGATGVETPNIDRMATLGLNFHDAHCSASTCTPSRYSLLTGSYAFRRNAAILPGDAPLLIDPSKETLPSMLQNAGYKTAVVGKWHLGLGMGKVDWNKEITPGAKEVGFDYSYIIPATPDRVPCVFVENNKVAGLDLNDPIEVDYQNDYGEYPTGIEHSDLLKIKADRQHSCTIINGVSRIGYMKGGKSALWVDENFGKVLTQKASDFIIENKDQPFFLYFSLPNIHVPRMPDAVFVGKSSMGPRGDDIAEMDFCTGKIISLLEELKLDKNTLVIFSSDNGPILNDGYDDDAVQMLGNHNPAGPYKGAKYSAFEAGTRMPTVVYWPGTVQPGSSHALLSQVDLYASLASLVGKKVSDGSAPDSENHLDAWLGKNQIGRKIMLEEAFTFALRMGDWKLIAPQTSVTPDWLINKDVETGLSNDVQLYNLKDDIGETQNVQEMYPDTLYRMQSILTEILNK, from the coding sequence ATGAATAAAAATTTTCAGGACTTTACTATTGTTTTAGCCACTCTTGTAATGATATTAAGTACAGGTTGTTCAGAGAAAAAGGCAGTAGAAAAATTAAAGCCAAATATAGTTCTTATTTATGTTGACGATTTAGGTTATGGCGATATTGGTGTTAATGGAGCAACTGGTGTTGAAACTCCCAATATTGACAGAATGGCCACACTGGGACTGAATTTTCATGATGCACATTGCTCAGCTTCAACCTGTACACCATCACGTTATTCTTTATTAACAGGTAGCTATGCCTTTCGGAGAAATGCGGCAATACTTCCGGGAGATGCTCCTTTGCTAATCGATCCATCAAAAGAAACATTACCATCCATGCTTCAGAATGCAGGTTATAAAACGGCAGTAGTTGGTAAATGGCATTTAGGGCTGGGTATGGGTAAGGTTGATTGGAATAAGGAAATAACTCCAGGTGCAAAAGAAGTTGGTTTCGATTATAGTTATATAATTCCTGCTACTCCTGATAGAGTGCCTTGTGTATTTGTCGAAAATAATAAGGTAGCTGGTTTGGATTTAAATGATCCAATTGAGGTGGATTATCAAAACGATTATGGAGAGTATCCTACAGGCATTGAGCATTCTGATTTGTTAAAGATAAAAGCTGATAGGCAGCATAGTTGTACTATTATCAATGGAGTGAGTAGAATCGGTTATATGAAAGGTGGGAAGAGTGCCTTGTGGGTAGATGAGAATTTTGGTAAAGTGCTGACGCAAAAAGCTTCCGACTTTATCATTGAAAATAAGGATCAGCCATTCTTTCTCTATTTCTCACTTCCTAATATTCATGTGCCACGAATGCCTGATGCAGTGTTTGTTGGTAAAAGTTCTATGGGACCAAGAGGTGATGATATTGCTGAAATGGATTTTTGTACAGGTAAAATTATTTCATTGTTGGAAGAACTAAAATTAGATAAAAATACATTGGTTATCTTTTCAAGTGATAATGGACCAATTCTTAATGATGGATATGATGATGATGCTGTTCAGATGTTGGGTAATCATAATCCTGCAGGACCTTATAAAGGTGCCAAATATTCAGCTTTTGAAGCTGGAACCAGAATGCCGACAGTTGTTTACTGGCCTGGAACAGTTCAACCCGGTTCGAGCCATGCTTTACTTTCGCAGGTAGACTTGTATGCTTCACTTGCTAGTCTGGTAGGGAAAAAAGTAAGTGATGGTTCTGCACCAGATAGTGAGAATCATTTAGATGCATGGTTAGGAAAAAATCAAATTGGGCGAAAGATTATGCTGGAAGAAGCATTTACTTTTGCATTGCGTATGGGAGATTGGAAATTAATTGCACCTCAAACATCAGTAACCCCTGATTGGTTGATTAACAAAGATGTTGAAACAGGTTTATCCAATGATGTTCAGCTTTACAATTTAAAAGACGATATTGGAGAAACTCAAAATGTTCAGGAGATGTATCCGGATACACTTTATCGAATGCAAAGTATCCTTACAGAGATACTTAACAAATAA